The Verrucomicrobium spinosum DSM 4136 = JCM 18804 genome includes a region encoding these proteins:
- a CDS encoding 3-keto-disaccharide hydrolase has protein sequence MKPYLAVSVLSLIAAVLPLQAGQNPFAGRWALTLEDGRTGWLGVEEKESGLTGALMWGTGSVLPVSKIELQGDTLLVERPVASRGGESPTLKVVARRDSDGLKLESSILKLNGETEAGPRAEGRDSGPLPPTPDLAKVKYGTPEPLLDDDFPDKWTLVEGKEESGWTLRGGILSNRVVKEKGRRFGNVRTRAEYEDFRLTTDVRTLEGSNSGIYLRGRYEIQIAETFGKPLDSHNMGALYSRIVPAVAAEKPVGEWQKLEITLVDKHVTVVLNGQTLINNQPVLGCTGGALQSDESQPGPIMLQGDHTNIDYRNMVLQPVKKRD, from the coding sequence ATGAAGCCATACCTTGCTGTCTCCGTTCTTTCTCTCATCGCTGCCGTCCTGCCCTTGCAAGCGGGACAGAACCCGTTTGCCGGTCGCTGGGCGCTCACCCTGGAGGACGGCCGCACCGGATGGCTGGGGGTGGAGGAAAAAGAGTCCGGGCTGACCGGAGCGCTCATGTGGGGCACGGGCAGCGTGTTGCCAGTGAGCAAGATCGAGCTCCAGGGAGATACCCTGCTCGTGGAGCGTCCAGTGGCCAGCCGCGGCGGAGAGTCTCCGACCTTGAAGGTGGTGGCCCGCCGGGATAGTGACGGACTGAAGCTGGAGAGTTCGATCCTCAAACTCAACGGCGAAACGGAGGCCGGGCCAAGGGCTGAGGGACGGGACAGCGGACCCCTGCCGCCGACGCCGGATCTGGCAAAGGTGAAGTACGGCACCCCTGAGCCTCTCCTTGACGACGACTTCCCTGACAAATGGACGCTGGTAGAGGGGAAGGAGGAGAGCGGATGGACCCTGAGGGGCGGCATCCTGTCCAATCGCGTGGTGAAGGAGAAGGGGCGGCGTTTCGGCAATGTCCGCACGCGGGCTGAGTATGAAGACTTCCGACTGACCACCGACGTGCGCACGCTGGAGGGCAGCAACAGCGGGATCTATCTGCGTGGCAGGTACGAGATCCAGATTGCGGAGACATTCGGGAAGCCGCTGGACTCACACAACATGGGGGCGCTCTACAGCCGCATCGTTCCCGCGGTCGCCGCCGAAAAGCCGGTGGGGGAATGGCAGAAGCTGGAGATCACGCTGGTGGACAAGCACGTCACAGTGGTCCTCAACGGCCAGACACTCATCAACAATCAACCCGTTCTGGGCTGCACTGGCGGGGCACTGCAGAGTGATGAGTCCCAGCCCGGGCCCATCATGCTGCAGGGAGACCACACCAACATCGACTACCGGAACATGGTGCTGCAGCCGGTGAAAAAAAGGGATTGA
- a CDS encoding xylose operon transcription regulator XylR — protein sequence MQTTNHPNGFPTSRYGVRAQGDSGPGSQQVAVLIDDAGSYSRDLLIGIGRYQRESKKPWALYIIHRRRFEMPPPSLRSWRGQGIIARVDTQEVEAELKSLSLPVVNISGALKEPFFPTLSQDPLLAAHLALKCFDDRGFRHHAFVGDSLQQWSLERWEEFRRLLGARGERCGNLLLNPGESGAGRAVQIIAKWLESQPRPLGIWAGDDGMGLQVLNACLVSNIRVPEDVAVLGVDNDASIAELASPPLSSIILNGEGAGYRAAQLLDRWMGGEPAVTGKIYQLAPAGVAWRRSTDVFAVEDPYVAKALRMIQQEACAGLRVAEVVGRVPLARRQLEMRFKAAVRRTLLAEIWRVQCRRAQELLETTDIPMVDVAEQCGYEHLEHFSKVFKKVVGHPPGEHRRNWRRMMSRAGASHGCPDRRSGRDAAFRMLSS from the coding sequence ATGCAAACGACGAACCATCCTAATGGCTTCCCGACATCCCGTTATGGGGTGAGGGCCCAAGGTGATTCTGGCCCAGGGAGCCAGCAGGTTGCGGTATTGATTGATGACGCGGGCTCATACTCGCGTGATCTCCTCATAGGCATTGGGAGGTACCAGCGTGAAAGCAAGAAACCGTGGGCTCTCTACATCATCCATCGCCGCCGCTTCGAGATGCCGCCGCCCAGTTTGAGGTCATGGCGGGGGCAGGGTATCATTGCGCGGGTTGACACCCAGGAAGTGGAGGCAGAGCTAAAGTCACTTAGCCTGCCTGTGGTGAACATCAGCGGAGCCCTCAAGGAGCCGTTCTTTCCGACGTTGTCGCAGGATCCGCTGCTGGCAGCTCATCTGGCGTTGAAGTGTTTTGACGATCGCGGCTTCCGGCATCACGCGTTTGTTGGTGACTCATTGCAGCAGTGGTCTCTTGAGCGGTGGGAGGAATTCCGGCGGCTGCTGGGAGCGCGTGGCGAGAGGTGTGGGAATCTTCTGCTGAACCCGGGGGAGTCTGGGGCCGGGCGTGCGGTGCAGATCATTGCAAAGTGGCTGGAAAGCCAGCCCAGGCCCCTGGGCATCTGGGCCGGAGATGATGGGATGGGTCTGCAGGTGCTGAACGCCTGCCTGGTCAGCAACATTCGTGTGCCGGAGGATGTGGCGGTTCTAGGAGTGGATAACGATGCATCCATCGCAGAACTGGCCTCGCCGCCGCTTTCGAGCATCATTCTCAACGGCGAGGGTGCCGGCTACCGGGCTGCGCAGCTCTTGGACCGCTGGATGGGAGGGGAGCCCGCTGTGACGGGCAAGATCTACCAGCTGGCGCCAGCGGGAGTGGCCTGGCGGCGCAGCACAGATGTTTTTGCCGTGGAGGACCCTTATGTGGCAAAGGCTCTGCGGATGATACAGCAGGAAGCCTGTGCCGGCCTGCGTGTTGCAGAAGTGGTGGGGCGCGTGCCCCTGGCCCGACGTCAGTTGGAGATGAGGTTCAAGGCGGCCGTACGCCGCACACTCCTCGCTGAGATCTGGAGAGTGCAGTGCCGGCGTGCCCAGGAGTTGCTTGAGACGACGGACATTCCCATGGTGGATGTGGCGGAGCAGTGTGGATACGAGCATCTCGAGCACTTCAGCAAAGTTTTCAAAAAAGTGGTGGGCCACCCTCCAGGCGAGCATCGCAGGAACTGGCGGCGCATGATGTCCCGGGCGGGGGCCTCCCATGGCTGCCCTGACAGGCGTTCCGGCAGGGATGCGGCTTTCAGAATGCTCTCTTCGTAG
- a CDS encoding sigma-70 family RNA polymerase sigma factor — protein sequence MGNLLPNPATGPAAPSPDDGAAHGMVSFDQELNRHAGTLKHYVRSLMPGFHGADDLAQEVLLKVWEKKNEFTPGTNFKAWIFQVARFYVMNQRRKLARSNVILLDDELLDQIEWQWMQEDMPDSEAELEALQKCMSSLSQSDHQLLHIRYATKTPLETYAEQEGVRTGTLKARLFRLRDALRRCIELRLGTP from the coding sequence ATGGGCAACCTCCTCCCCAACCCAGCCACCGGCCCTGCCGCCCCATCGCCAGACGATGGTGCAGCGCATGGCATGGTCTCGTTCGACCAGGAGCTAAACCGCCATGCGGGCACCTTAAAACACTATGTGCGGTCATTGATGCCGGGGTTCCACGGGGCGGATGATCTCGCCCAGGAAGTATTGCTCAAAGTGTGGGAAAAAAAGAATGAGTTCACGCCAGGCACCAATTTCAAAGCCTGGATTTTCCAGGTGGCGCGTTTCTATGTGATGAACCAGCGGCGCAAACTCGCCCGTTCAAACGTGATCCTCCTTGATGATGAACTGCTTGACCAGATAGAGTGGCAGTGGATGCAGGAGGATATGCCCGACTCGGAGGCCGAACTGGAGGCTTTGCAGAAGTGCATGAGCTCGCTCAGCCAGTCGGATCACCAATTGCTTCACATTCGCTATGCAACCAAGACCCCGCTGGAAACATATGCTGAACAGGAGGGAGTGCGCACTGGCACCCTGAAAGCCCGACTGTTCCGGCTTCGGGATGCGCTCCGGCGCTGCATTGAACTTCGCCTTGGCACACCATGA
- a CDS encoding sulfatase, whose protein sequence is MKPPLIYAAALLCLSVMPAASAASARNVLFIVSDDLNTYLGCYGDPIAKTPNLDKLAASGVRFESANCAYPVCGASRNSFLTGLYPNANGVTGNHTTFRQTIPDHVSLPQAFRHAGYFAGRVGKLYHYGVPKSIGTAGHDDPASWEVTANPVGVDHLDEERDIFSLVPGQYGATLSWLASPSADARHTDGMVADDARWLLSRCAADKSRPFFVAMGFFRPHTPYVAPKAYFDLYPVEKMPLYPPVEKVPAEVPAAALVSYKKEQDQLTDDLRQQAVQAYYASISFMDAQVGRVVEELKQLGLAESTIIVFTSDHGYHMGEHGLWQKMSLFEASARVPLMIVAPGVAREGAVVKEPVSLVDLYPTLAELAGVPAPASLQGQSLVPLLKDPLAKGRGWALTQVTRANAVDVRIRPASGKSPQHSFVGYSLRTTRWRYTEWDEGRAGAELYDHEADPQELANLASRPELAQTVATLKNQLHKAVQSTFPPTGVTPPVKEGRTWYPVLSGGGTAGDKE, encoded by the coding sequence ATGAAGCCTCCCCTCATCTACGCCGCTGCCCTGCTTTGCTTATCTGTCATGCCCGCGGCCTCCGCTGCGAGCGCGCGCAACGTGCTGTTCATCGTCTCCGATGACTTGAACACCTACCTCGGGTGCTATGGGGATCCGATCGCCAAGACCCCGAATCTGGACAAGCTGGCCGCAAGTGGGGTGCGGTTTGAAAGTGCGAACTGCGCCTACCCGGTCTGTGGGGCGAGTCGCAACTCCTTTCTGACGGGGCTGTATCCCAACGCAAACGGCGTCACAGGCAACCACACGACCTTCCGACAGACGATTCCCGACCACGTAAGTCTGCCGCAGGCCTTCCGGCACGCCGGATACTTCGCGGGTCGCGTTGGCAAGCTGTACCACTACGGGGTTCCCAAGTCGATTGGTACTGCGGGGCACGATGATCCCGCTTCGTGGGAAGTTACCGCGAACCCGGTGGGGGTGGACCATCTGGACGAGGAGCGGGATATCTTCTCCCTTGTGCCGGGACAGTATGGCGCCACGCTGAGCTGGCTGGCTTCTCCCAGCGCGGACGCCCGGCACACGGATGGCATGGTGGCTGATGACGCTCGGTGGCTGCTGTCACGGTGTGCGGCTGACAAGTCCCGGCCTTTCTTTGTAGCGATGGGGTTCTTCCGCCCCCACACGCCCTATGTCGCACCCAAGGCCTACTTCGACCTCTATCCGGTGGAGAAGATGCCGTTGTATCCTCCGGTCGAGAAAGTGCCTGCTGAAGTGCCGGCGGCCGCTCTGGTGAGCTACAAAAAAGAACAGGACCAGCTCACGGACGATCTGCGCCAGCAGGCGGTTCAAGCCTACTACGCGAGCATCAGCTTCATGGACGCGCAGGTGGGCAGGGTGGTGGAAGAGCTGAAGCAACTGGGTCTTGCGGAGAGCACCATCATCGTCTTCACCAGCGATCACGGCTATCACATGGGGGAACACGGCTTGTGGCAGAAGATGAGCCTCTTTGAGGCCAGTGCTCGGGTGCCCTTGATGATCGTTGCACCGGGGGTGGCGCGGGAGGGGGCTGTGGTCAAGGAGCCCGTGAGTCTTGTGGATTTGTATCCCACCCTGGCCGAGCTGGCCGGAGTTCCCGCACCTGCCAGTTTGCAGGGGCAGAGCCTGGTACCATTGCTCAAGGACCCTCTCGCCAAAGGCAGGGGATGGGCGCTCACCCAGGTTACACGTGCGAACGCGGTAGATGTCCGCATCAGACCTGCTTCAGGCAAATCACCTCAGCACTCCTTTGTGGGATACAGCCTTCGCACGACCCGCTGGCGGTACACGGAGTGGGATGAAGGTCGCGCGGGAGCAGAACTCTACGATCACGAGGCCGATCCACAGGAGCTTGCCAATCTGGCCAGCCGCCCTGAACTGGCTCAAACAGTGGCCACGCTCAAGAACCAGTTGCACAAGGCGGTCCAGTCCACCTTCCCGCCCACCGGCGTTACGCCTCCCGTCAAAGAGGGGCGTACATGGTACCCTGTGTTGAGCGGAGGCGGCACCGCTGGGGACAAGGAATAG
- a CDS encoding sugar phosphate isomerase/epimerase family protein: protein MQLGFVSAILPELTLAEVIDFARGENFSTIEVVCWPTGKAERKFAGVTHIDVADLTGARSHEIQTRCREAGVGISALGYYPNMLDPDPGIASTAVTHFKKVIAAAAALGLNTVNGFVGRDWTKSIDENWPTFLSTWRPIVKYAEDHGVRIGIENCPMSFTRDEWPGGKNLFTTPVIWRRAFNDIDSPNFGLNYDPSHFILQDMDPISPLAEFKSRLFHVHAKDVAIDRAALNQVGRFDFPLNWHQPRIPGYGSINWPQFMGELMRIGYDGPVCIEVEDDTFGKSLSGRMQALRVSRNVLQPFTVPVRQAA, encoded by the coding sequence ATGCAACTTGGCTTTGTATCCGCCATTCTCCCTGAACTCACTTTGGCTGAGGTCATCGACTTTGCCCGCGGCGAAAACTTTTCCACGATCGAAGTCGTATGTTGGCCCACGGGCAAAGCCGAAAGGAAATTCGCCGGCGTTACCCACATCGATGTCGCAGATTTGACCGGGGCACGCTCTCATGAAATCCAGACACGCTGCCGTGAGGCTGGAGTCGGCATCAGCGCATTGGGCTACTATCCCAACATGCTCGACCCTGACCCCGGCATCGCCAGCACTGCTGTCACACATTTCAAGAAGGTCATCGCGGCGGCGGCAGCACTGGGGCTGAATACCGTCAATGGATTTGTGGGGAGGGACTGGACCAAGTCCATCGACGAGAACTGGCCCACCTTCCTCTCGACCTGGCGCCCCATCGTGAAGTACGCAGAGGACCACGGGGTGAGGATCGGCATCGAAAACTGCCCCATGTCCTTCACACGGGATGAATGGCCGGGAGGCAAAAACCTTTTCACCACGCCGGTCATCTGGCGACGGGCCTTCAACGACATCGACTCGCCCAACTTCGGCCTCAACTACGATCCCAGCCACTTTATCCTTCAAGACATGGATCCGATCAGCCCTCTGGCAGAGTTCAAGTCCAGGCTTTTTCACGTCCATGCCAAAGATGTGGCCATTGATCGCGCCGCCCTCAATCAGGTGGGGCGCTTTGACTTTCCCCTGAACTGGCACCAGCCCCGGATACCCGGATATGGCAGCATCAACTGGCCGCAGTTCATGGGAGAACTCATGCGCATCGGCTATGACGGTCCCGTGTGCATAGAGGTGGAGGACGACACCTTCGGAAAATCACTCAGCGGAAGGATGCAGGCCCTGCGAGTGTCTCGTAATGTCCTACAACCCTTTACAGTGCCTGTCCGTCAGGCTGCCTGA
- the vccB gene encoding Verru_Chthon cassette protein B: protein MRTMHHHPSRRPQAFSLVETTIAVGIAATVLVALVGLVPVSLETMREAGNTTAEARIVQSISADFRMRSWSEVTKLDADAAGVDFHFDSQGARVSKGDSGVIFTARVHVTDAEPLPGATGSNEGLRAVRIMVTNSPRPDAAFLKPERCRHAQTLVAQTDSAPPAPTVASK from the coding sequence ATGAGAACCATGCACCATCATCCATCTCGCCGCCCCCAGGCGTTTTCCCTGGTGGAAACTACCATTGCAGTCGGCATTGCTGCCACGGTGCTCGTGGCCTTGGTAGGCCTTGTGCCCGTCTCACTTGAAACAATGCGAGAGGCCGGCAATACCACGGCCGAGGCTCGAATTGTCCAATCCATCTCTGCGGACTTTCGGATGCGAAGCTGGTCGGAGGTGACCAAGCTGGATGCGGATGCCGCCGGGGTGGACTTCCATTTTGACAGCCAGGGTGCCCGCGTAAGCAAGGGCGATTCCGGAGTTATTTTCACAGCACGGGTCCATGTGACGGATGCGGAACCGCTCCCCGGGGCCACGGGGTCCAACGAAGGTCTTCGGGCGGTGCGCATCATGGTGACGAACAGCCCGCGGCCTGACGCAGCTTTCCTCAAACCTGAGCGGTGCCGCCACGCGCAAACCTTGGTGGCCCAAACAGACAGTGCGCCTCCGGCGCCCACCGTAGCTTCCAAGTAA
- a CDS encoding PEP-CTERM sorting domain-containing protein (PEP-CTERM proteins occur, often in large numbers, in the proteomes of bacteria that also encode an exosortase, a predicted intramembrane cysteine proteinase. The presence of a PEP-CTERM domain at a protein's C-terminus predicts cleavage within the sorting domain, followed by covalent anchoring to some some component of the (usually Gram-negative) cell surface. Many PEP-CTERM proteins exhibit an unusual sequence composition that includes large numbers of potential glycosylation sites. Expression of one such protein has been shown restore the ability of a bacterium to form floc, a type of biofilm.) produces MRSNTSTRFKCGCPVAAIVGRGTLNVGNGLTFNPVGGTPTVDNPTGAVTIASLFIHGTSLANQTGDRIHITGDLSLNSKSNIVVTFDDGFIATAGQSWTLIDWTGVLTLIGWNLGLLQRDGSGDAGSNFDLPDIASSGLYWEISALQDGTTGGALVASIAPEPSRMLLLAAGAAAVMFRRRRRTAA; encoded by the coding sequence ATGCGCTCCAACACGTCAACTCGTTTCAAATGTGGCTGTCCAGTTGCCGCGATTGTGGGCCGAGGCACATTGAACGTCGGCAACGGCCTGACGTTCAATCCGGTAGGGGGCACCCCCACCGTGGACAATCCAACCGGGGCTGTCACCATTGCAAGTCTTTTCATCCACGGCACTTCGCTGGCAAATCAGACCGGTGACCGGATTCACATCACCGGGGACCTCTCGCTGAACAGCAAAAGCAATATCGTGGTGACATTCGATGATGGTTTCATTGCCACTGCGGGTCAAAGCTGGACCCTGATCGATTGGACGGGGGTATTGACTTTGATCGGCTGGAACCTCGGCCTGCTGCAGCGTGATGGCAGCGGAGACGCCGGCAGCAACTTCGACCTGCCGGACATTGCCTCAAGCGGATTGTACTGGGAGATCAGCGCCCTTCAAGACGGCACCACAGGTGGAGCGCTGGTGGCATCCATTGCGCCGGAGCCCTCCCGGATGCTGCTATTGGCCGCAGGGGCAGCGGCCGTCATGTTCCGCCGACGCAGGAGGACGGCAGCCTGA
- a CDS encoding FecR domain-containing protein has protein sequence MNSGFTEDPHHLERALNLLVEGQLSEVESRALQERMKSDPALLAKYLGIVRMDSLLRDFGWRTEDEPMAAPLQRTQNKHRTRWLLLAATVAVVAVIPLVALWRTSQRHAPAVATLPSVKFSPTSVFETVSPQATDDGQLRFGDAVAMSDGTVSIRLPSGVEAVIKSPARFAITGQNRIQLDKGIAWFRVPQPAKGFAVDLPWMEVVDLGTVFTTQVSEESHEVRVDQGHVEVRVKNPSAAQLPIALVGGQTLVQQFRDTAPQVQSTSSATTSHVHEEEAKVVFKEMLKHVPDQSFAERQALVGSWTIREGIARIRNGRFNADSDLTHLVGEFSAPVEKDSNAIVILSFKSVSPTSLFHSKGFAGVSLFDHEGEMFFIGDRSTDTYSWEVVTYGKNFRGPMDMRTAFSLSTQGSEATFTLRYRQRTGEFDVFKGWGVEGMPILKGKSDPNMRIDRVRIANGRGGDFSFENIQVSVVHEKVSE, from the coding sequence ATGAACTCTGGTTTTACCGAAGATCCCCACCACCTTGAACGTGCCCTGAACCTCCTTGTTGAGGGGCAGCTTTCTGAGGTTGAATCTCGCGCGCTGCAAGAGCGAATGAAGTCAGATCCGGCGCTTCTGGCCAAATATTTGGGCATTGTGCGGATGGATTCCCTGCTGCGAGACTTCGGCTGGCGGACGGAGGACGAGCCCATGGCAGCACCGCTCCAAAGGACTCAAAACAAACACCGTACCCGTTGGTTGCTGCTGGCGGCGACGGTGGCCGTGGTAGCAGTGATTCCACTTGTTGCCCTCTGGCGCACCTCGCAGCGGCACGCCCCTGCCGTGGCAACGCTTCCGTCGGTCAAGTTTTCCCCTACTTCAGTATTTGAGACGGTCTCGCCCCAGGCCACCGATGATGGACAACTGCGTTTCGGCGATGCGGTGGCGATGAGCGATGGCACTGTCTCCATCCGGCTTCCCAGTGGGGTGGAAGCGGTCATCAAGAGCCCGGCCCGCTTTGCCATCACCGGGCAGAATCGCATTCAACTCGACAAGGGGATCGCATGGTTCCGGGTGCCTCAACCGGCCAAAGGATTTGCCGTGGACCTGCCTTGGATGGAGGTGGTGGACCTCGGCACCGTCTTTACCACCCAGGTGAGTGAGGAGTCTCATGAGGTACGGGTGGATCAGGGTCATGTGGAAGTGCGGGTAAAGAACCCTTCGGCAGCCCAGCTGCCGATTGCCTTGGTGGGTGGTCAAACGCTCGTCCAACAATTCCGCGACACCGCCCCTCAGGTGCAGTCCACCTCCAGCGCCACCACTTCACACGTTCATGAAGAGGAAGCAAAGGTGGTGTTTAAGGAGATGCTCAAACATGTGCCTGACCAGTCCTTTGCAGAACGCCAGGCTCTGGTGGGGAGCTGGACCATCCGGGAAGGCATCGCCAGGATCCGGAACGGCCGTTTTAACGCAGACTCAGACTTAACGCATCTGGTGGGCGAATTCTCTGCACCCGTGGAAAAAGATTCCAATGCCATTGTGATCCTTTCGTTCAAATCCGTCTCGCCAACCTCCCTGTTCCACTCCAAGGGATTCGCTGGCGTGAGCTTGTTTGATCACGAAGGCGAGATGTTCTTCATAGGAGACCGCAGTACCGACACCTACTCCTGGGAAGTGGTCACCTATGGCAAAAACTTCCGCGGGCCGATGGACATGCGGACCGCGTTCAGCCTCTCCACGCAGGGCAGCGAAGCCACCTTCACGCTTCGTTACCGTCAGCGCACCGGAGAATTCGATGTCTTTAAGGGATGGGGCGTAGAAGGCATGCCCATCCTCAAAGGAAAGTCGGATCCGAACATGAGGATCGACCGTGTACGCATCGCCAATGGAAGGGGCGGCGACTTCTCCTTTGAGAACATCCAGGTCTCCGTGGTTCACGAAAAGGTGTCCGAATAG
- a CDS encoding helix-turn-helix domain-containing protein — translation MQKSTTGFAQLLARYASRLEHLATRPQGVSLDAACAARMILLIGEGRSFKETAACFGVTPTRVETVRRRFMVHGIGGLIAPVRTANHPVLLLAQSEVPPRTSCPNQAA, via the coding sequence ATGCAAAAATCAACCACCGGCTTTGCTCAACTGCTGGCGCGATACGCCAGCCGCTTGGAACATCTTGCCACCCGGCCCCAAGGGGTCTCTCTGGATGCAGCCTGTGCTGCCAGGATGATTCTCCTCATCGGAGAAGGGAGGAGTTTCAAGGAAACCGCCGCCTGCTTTGGTGTGACCCCCACTCGTGTGGAGACAGTCCGGCGTCGTTTTATGGTGCATGGGATTGGGGGGCTGATCGCGCCTGTGCGCACTGCGAACCACCCGGTGCTGTTGCTGGCGCAGAGCGAGGTACCTCCTCGAACCTCCTGTCCCAATCAGGCGGCCTGA
- a CDS encoding Gfo/Idh/MocA family protein codes for MKQPSIQSLDRRHFVKGVAAAAATAFGFQFIPSRAWGKLQKPTLAAIGIGGKGAADLQGAMNAGFEIVGLVDVVDSRKINDDKVERSSGKSREMHPQAPFFTDYREMLASLGDRVDAVTVSTPDHHHFHAACLAMKSGKHVYCQKPLTHGLWEARTLARVARETGVKTQMGNQAHALDHMRRCVELIQAGVIGGVREVHGWTNRPIWPQGIATPPEPEPVPAWMNWEQWLGPAPETGYSSKLAPFGWRGAWDYGCGALGDMACHILDLGWWATMPGDPVSVLAEQQGGTDWSPPISSKITWEFAPSRHSSAAGCKFFWYDGYLNASFDRNSWSLAKKNEEYHHPDDAVMSGEGFRNYDTVIVGDYGRLYFSRERATWTLKAVHKLDGFKWPEPTIPRAVRQDNYQEWYDAITGKVERGQSDFAVAGPFTEMILVGTLAQRIPGQKLEWDAGQLEVKGRPETKGWIQRAYRKGWESPV; via the coding sequence ATGAAACAACCATCAATTCAAAGTCTGGACAGGCGTCATTTTGTCAAAGGGGTTGCGGCAGCTGCCGCCACGGCATTCGGCTTTCAGTTCATCCCGTCACGGGCATGGGGCAAGCTTCAGAAGCCCACGTTGGCGGCCATCGGCATCGGTGGCAAAGGGGCGGCGGACCTTCAGGGAGCGATGAACGCGGGATTTGAGATCGTGGGGCTCGTGGACGTGGTCGATTCCCGGAAGATCAACGATGACAAGGTGGAGCGCAGCTCCGGCAAGAGCCGGGAAATGCATCCTCAGGCACCATTCTTCACGGACTACCGTGAGATGCTCGCCTCCCTTGGGGACAGGGTGGATGCGGTGACCGTTTCCACACCAGACCACCACCACTTCCACGCCGCCTGCCTGGCGATGAAGTCCGGGAAGCACGTGTACTGTCAGAAGCCGCTGACTCATGGCCTTTGGGAGGCCCGCACGCTGGCACGTGTGGCGCGTGAGACCGGGGTCAAGACGCAGATGGGGAACCAGGCTCATGCGCTGGATCACATGCGGCGTTGCGTGGAACTCATTCAAGCCGGCGTCATTGGCGGCGTGCGTGAGGTGCATGGGTGGACGAACCGTCCCATCTGGCCGCAGGGCATCGCCACACCTCCAGAGCCGGAGCCCGTCCCGGCATGGATGAACTGGGAGCAATGGCTTGGTCCCGCTCCGGAAACGGGCTATAGCAGCAAGCTGGCCCCGTTTGGCTGGCGGGGTGCGTGGGACTACGGATGCGGCGCGCTGGGTGACATGGCCTGCCATATTCTCGACCTCGGCTGGTGGGCCACGATGCCGGGTGACCCCGTGTCAGTCCTGGCCGAGCAGCAGGGGGGGACGGACTGGTCCCCGCCGATCAGTTCCAAAATCACCTGGGAGTTCGCCCCTTCCAGGCACAGCTCAGCGGCCGGGTGCAAGTTCTTCTGGTACGACGGCTACTTGAATGCCAGCTTTGACCGGAATTCATGGTCGCTTGCCAAAAAGAATGAGGAGTACCATCACCCCGATGACGCCGTCATGAGTGGGGAGGGTTTCAGGAACTACGACACCGTCATTGTTGGCGACTATGGACGTCTCTATTTCTCCCGCGAGCGTGCCACCTGGACGCTGAAGGCGGTGCACAAGCTGGACGGGTTCAAATGGCCAGAACCCACCATTCCCCGGGCAGTCCGCCAGGATAACTACCAGGAATGGTACGACGCTATCACGGGAAAGGTGGAGCGCGGCCAGTCCGACTTCGCGGTCGCGGGGCCCTTCACAGAGATGATCCTGGTGGGCACACTGGCCCAGCGGATTCCCGGGCAGAAGCTGGAGTGGGATGCGGGTCAGTTGGAGGTGAAGGGGCGTCCCGAAACGAAGGGCTGGATCCAGCGCGCGTACCGCAAAGGCTGGGAAAGCCCGGTGTAA